A stretch of the Bacteroidota bacterium genome encodes the following:
- a CDS encoding T9SS type A sorting domain-containing protein: LLVDGRVIGMRGSGSATIPGPQSSVSVRIAEQETKPVQYSLGQNYPNPFNPKTVFPFVLAHPSVVTLKVYDIGGREVATLLSRQSMGMGRQQAEFDASMLSSGVYLYRLIAEPAGGDKTGEGFEGVRKMLLLR; the protein is encoded by the coding sequence TCTCCTCGTTGACGGCCGTGTGATCGGGATGCGGGGAAGCGGAAGCGCCACAATCCCGGGGCCGCAATCGAGCGTCAGCGTGAGAATAGCTGAACAGGAGACGAAGCCCGTTCAATATTCTCTCGGGCAGAATTATCCGAACCCCTTCAACCCAAAAACCGTTTTCCCGTTCGTGCTCGCCCATCCCTCCGTCGTCACGCTGAAGGTGTACGATATCGGGGGACGCGAGGTGGCGACACTCCTGAGCAGGCAGAGCATGGGAATGGGAAGACAGCAGGCCGAATTCGACGCAAGCATGCTCTCCAGCGGGGTCTATCTCTACAGGCTGATTGCCGAACCGGCAGGGGGGGACAAAACGGGTGAAGGTTTTGAAGGGGTGAGAAAAATGCTCCTCCTCAGATAG